The DNA window AAAATCTGCTTGGACAGAAAAATCATGGGTTGGCAAAATTTGGGAGTATGTTCACCCGCATAAATAACCTGAGTTCGGTGAGTTTCTTTTAAAAAGACAAGCATTTGTCTGAATCAGAATTCACAGAATTAGCAGAATTAAAAAACGTGATTCGCATTAATTTCTTGGTTTAAGGGTTTTAAATCCTGTTAATTCTGATTCAGACAAGCTGTTGTCTTTTTAAAAAATCTCGCCGAACTCAGGTTATTTAGTACTATCAGCAGGTTGAAGCCACTTATTCTGTGATAGGCTCAACGGTTAAAACTAAGCCTTTTCCTGCAATAACACGGACACGTTGCCCCACTTTTATCGGCTGTGTTGCTTGCGCATTCCATAATTCACCGTGAACAAAGATTTTTAACTGATTGCCATGGCTATCTGTACATTCCCCTTCTAAACCGAGCATCGCTTCTTTTCCATTTACAATGGGTTGTGTTCGAATCCATAAACTGATTTTGACAATCCATATAAAAAAGATGGTGGTCGTAATAGCTAAACTGCCAATTAAAACGGGAGAAATCGTAAAATGGGGCGTGTCACTGTCCATCAACATGATTGAACCAATCACAAAGGCAATAATACCGCCTAAGCCTAAAATAAAGCTGGGAAAAAAGGCTTCAGCAACGATAAAGGCAATGCCTAACAGAATTAAGCCAACACCTGCATAATTAATCGGTAAGACTTGAAACGCGAATAAAGCCAGTAAGAGGGCAACCCCGCCCAAAACGCCTGGTAAAATACTGCCTGGATTAGAAAGCTCAAAAAACATGCCGTAAATACCTAAGAGCATGAGCAAATAGGCAATATTAGGGTCAGTAATGATGCTTAATAAGCGATTGCGCCAATCAGCTTCAATCTGCGTGATAGTCGTTTGTGCGGTTTGTAGCCGTTTGTTTTGTTGCGGTAGTTTAATCTCACGCCCATTTAGTTGAGCAAGTAACTCATTAACATCTTTAGCAATGATATCGATAACATTTTCTTTGAGTGCGTCATCAGCGGATAAACTCGCCGATTCGCGCACAGCCTTTCCCGCCCAAACAGCATTGCGTCCGCGTAATGTTGCTAATGATTGTAAATAGGCTTCTGCATCATTTACTTGCTTATCGCGTAGCGTATCAGCATTTGATTTAGCCGATGGGCTGGTGGTGTTGGGGTTAGCGGTGGCATCGATAATTGTTCGACGTTGGTTTTCATTATCGGCTTGTCCTATTTGTACAGGCGTTGCCGCGCCTAAATTGGTTGCGGGCGACATCGCGGCAATGTGGCTGGCGTATAAAATATAAGTGCCTGCGCTGGCAGCCCGCGCACCTGAAGGGTGAACATAACTTGCAATAGGAACACGAGAGGCAAGAATCGCTTGCACAATTTCGCGCATGGCTAAATCTAATCCCCCCGGCGTGTCGATGGTTAAAACAATCAATTCAACCGTGGCAGTTTGTGCTTTTTGAATAGCTTGCACTACATAATCAGCCGTTGCAGGCGTGATTGCGCCATGAATAGTTAATTGCCAAACTTGGGTAGTTGGTGGTGTTGATGTTTCTGCATGGGCAAAACTAGCCAGTGAAAAAATGCTCAGAAAATAGATAAATAGACGTAAATAGCACCGCATAATCCCCCCAATTTTGGCGTTTATCCCATGAATGACTTTTTAATAAATACGCTTAAATAATCCCTTTTGCGCGTAATGCGTCGATATCCATTTCGCTATAACCTAAGGTGCTTAAAACTTCCTGATTATGCTCTCCTTGCATTGGTGCATGACGGTCTATGCTGAAACGGTATTCACTGAATTTTAGCGGAAAAGCAAATTGTTGCACCGTGCCTTGCGTGGGATGTTCGGCACTGATGAATAAACCCCTTGCTTGAATTTGTGGGTCTGCCAGACTTTCTTCAAAACTTAAAATAGGGGTTACGCCACAATCAACCGTTGCAAATTTTTCTACCCAATATTGTTGTGGTTGTGATGCAAATAACTGGGTTAAATCTTGTTGTAACCGCTGTGCGACTTGTCCTGTTGCCCATGCTAAATTTAACCAGTCTTCGCGCTCAATCGCTCGACAAAAGGCTTGCCAAAATTTAGGTTCTAATGCACCCATTGCCATATAACGCTTATCGGCAGTCTCATAAATTCGATAGTTGGGTAAACGTCCTGTGAGCATATCCTCACCACGTGGGCTAGTTTTACCCTCACGCACATAGGTCGATAAGGCTGCGACAGCGTGCGTTAATGTGCAATCAGTCATAGAAACATCGATATAAGTGCCCTTTCCTGTTTTTTGTACCGCGTATAAAGCCGCTAAAATACCCATTGCCGCGCTTAATGTGCCGCCTGCTAAATCGGCAATTTGAAAGTTAGACATGGCGGGGGCTTCGCCTGCTAACCCAATTTGTTCAGCAACGCCACTGTATCCACAATAGTTTAAATCATGTCCTGCTTTGTCCCGATAAGGGCCTGTTTGTCCATAGCCTGTGATGGCACAGTACACAATACGTGGGTTAATCGCTTGAATATCGGCATAGCCAATGCCTAATTTATCCATAACTTGCGGGCGAAAACTTTCAATAATGACATCAGCGGTTTTTGCCAATTGGAGGAAAATATCGCGCCCTTGTGCTTCGCGTAAATTCAGCGTAATTCCCCGTTTATTACGGTTGACGGCTAAAAAATAACCTGAGTTTTTTGGCTTTTCCACGCCCATCCAGCGGGCATAATCCCCTTCTCCCGTATCTTCGATTTTAATCACATCTGCGCCCATATCTGCTAAATGTAAGGTGCACATAGGGCCCGGTAATAATCGAGTTAAATCTAAAATACGCACGCCTGTTAATGGTTTTTGCATAGTTCACCTGTTTGATTATTGATTATTTTTAAAAAAAATAACGTTAAAATTTTTTACTAACCTGAGTTCAGCGAGATTTTTTAAAAAGACAAGTATTTGTCTGAATCAGGATTAGCAGGATTAAAAAGCATGATTCACCTTAATTTTTTGGTTTAAGGGTTTTAAATTCTGTTAATTCTGAAAATTCTGTGAATTCTGATTCAGACAAGCTGTTGTCTTTTTAAAAGAAATTCGCCGAACTCAGGTTATTTATTGCCCAACATAAACTAAGCGATACACCATGTCGGCACGGTCATCAGAAATAAGTATCGAGTCATCAGCTAATTGTGCAATATCGACAGGTCTGCCCCATGCTTTTTTATCTGCATCCAACCAACCTGTTATAAAGTCTGTTGTTACAAGCGGTTCACCTTGTTCATTGAATGTAACACGCACAACTTTATAGCCTGCGGGGTCATTGGGATTACGATTCCATGACCCATGCAAAGCAATTAATGCACTGTGTTGATAGTCTTTCGGATAGTGTTGTCCCTGTATAAAGTGAATACCCAACGGCGCAGAATGAGCGGGGAATTCAACTAAGGGTGCGACTGGTTGCGCGGGGAGTGTGCGTTTTTCTGCATTAGGATAGGGTGTGTTATTTTTTCCCCAGACGTAGGGGAAACCAAAATGTAACCCAGTTTCAGACGCACGGTTTAATTCACACGGGGGAATATCATCGCCTAAGTTATCCGCGCCGTTATCAGTAAAATACAGGGTATTGTTGACAGGATGAAAATCAAATCCAACAGAGTTACGTATGCCCCGCGCAAAAATTTCCGCGTTTGAGCCATCCGCATTTAAACGCATAATCGTGCCTTCAAAGCCTTGAACATCGCAAATATTGCAAGGTG is part of the Beggiatoa alba B18LD genome and encodes:
- a CDS encoding NfeD family protein, producing the protein MRCYLRLFIYFLSIFSLASFAHAETSTPPTTQVWQLTIHGAITPATADYVVQAIQKAQTATVELIVLTIDTPGGLDLAMREIVQAILASRVPIASYVHPSGARAASAGTYILYASHIAAMSPATNLGAATPVQIGQADNENQRRTIIDATANPNTTSPSAKSNADTLRDKQVNDAEAYLQSLATLRGRNAVWAGKAVRESASLSADDALKENVIDIIAKDVNELLAQLNGREIKLPQQNKRLQTAQTTITQIEADWRNRLLSIITDPNIAYLLMLLGIYGMFFELSNPGSILPGVLGGVALLLALFAFQVLPINYAGVGLILLGIAFIVAEAFFPSFILGLGGIIAFVIGSIMLMDSDTPHFTISPVLIGSLAITTTIFFIWIVKISLWIRTQPIVNGKEAMLGLEGECTDSHGNQLKIFVHGELWNAQATQPIKVGQRVRVIAGKGLVLTVEPITE
- a CDS encoding CaiB/BaiF CoA transferase family protein, translated to MQKPLTGVRILDLTRLLPGPMCTLHLADMGADVIKIEDTGEGDYARWMGVEKPKNSGYFLAVNRNKRGITLNLREAQGRDIFLQLAKTADVIIESFRPQVMDKLGIGYADIQAINPRIVYCAITGYGQTGPYRDKAGHDLNYCGYSGVAEQIGLAGEAPAMSNFQIADLAGGTLSAAMGILAALYAVQKTGKGTYIDVSMTDCTLTHAVAALSTYVREGKTSPRGEDMLTGRLPNYRIYETADKRYMAMGALEPKFWQAFCRAIEREDWLNLAWATGQVAQRLQQDLTQLFASQPQQYWVEKFATVDCGVTPILSFEESLADPQIQARGLFISAEHPTQGTVQQFAFPLKFSEYRFSIDRHAPMQGEHNQEVLSTLGYSEMDIDALRAKGII
- a CDS encoding PQQ-dependent sugar dehydrogenase, which gives rise to MRSILYSVFTSLLLSNAVQAVDDKTLPALKLPTGFKITTYAHVPEARSLAVDSQTGVVYVSSRNGDTIHALIDKNHDATAEIIIPIISKLNSPNGIALHPQTGDLYIAEQHQIRRIPAAQLAPLAKGEKPTIQSSVIFNELPNKRWHGWRYIKFSPAGQLYVAVGAPCNICDVQGFEGTIMRLNADGSNAEIFARGIRNSVGFDFHPVNNTLYFTDNGADNLGDDIPPCELNRASETGLHFGFPYVWGKNNTPYPNAEKRTLPAQPVAPLVEFPAHSAPLGIHFIQGQHYPKDYQHSALIALHGSWNRNPNDPAGYKVVRVTFNEQGEPLVTTDFITGWLDADKKAWGRPVDIAQLADDSILISDDRADMVYRLVYVGQ